Proteins from one Clostridium cellulovorans 743B genomic window:
- a CDS encoding FIST signal transduction protein — MKIKHFFSKSKNTEEAAKEIISNIKQIDEKLIIFFASPTYDFSRLSEILYSAFSHCEVIGCTTSGEISEKGFSDDSLVAMSMASSNLTVKSVLFEDGYKHPILKSDEIKTTLQTLGFNPESQNIEKEGFALTLFNGLYNLEEKLLSVIYSIIRNKNFNVLGGTAGDNLAFKETLICHNGKIINNGGLVTFVKTTEKFMVYKETIFKPMGKLLIATKVDVRNRIVYEFNNKPATTEYAKVLGIDERNLSEHFTINPLGRVLGDDIYISTPFQINSDKSISLYCQILENSTIEVLEPLDPIEVSEKTVAFIKETMPSANFALMFNCILRTLYFKETLITDKLTKVIAKGIPRFVGFTTYGEQLRTRHFNQTLVMIVFE, encoded by the coding sequence ATGAAAATTAAACATTTCTTTTCTAAGAGTAAAAATACAGAAGAAGCAGCAAAAGAAATTATATCTAATATTAAACAAATAGATGAAAAGTTAATTATTTTTTTCGCGTCACCTACTTATGATTTTTCTCGTCTATCTGAAATTCTCTACAGTGCTTTCTCTCACTGTGAAGTAATTGGATGTACTACTTCAGGAGAAATATCTGAAAAAGGGTTTTCTGATGATTCTTTAGTAGCTATGTCTATGGCATCCTCAAATTTAACTGTTAAATCTGTTCTTTTTGAAGATGGATATAAGCATCCCATATTAAAATCTGATGAAATAAAAACAACCCTTCAAACCCTTGGCTTTAACCCTGAATCTCAGAATATTGAAAAAGAAGGATTTGCTCTTACATTGTTTAATGGCTTATACAATCTCGAAGAAAAACTTCTTTCCGTAATATATTCTATAATAAGAAATAAAAACTTTAATGTTTTAGGTGGGACCGCTGGTGATAATCTAGCCTTCAAAGAAACCCTTATATGTCATAACGGTAAAATTATTAACAACGGAGGCTTAGTCACCTTTGTAAAAACAACCGAAAAATTTATGGTATATAAAGAAACGATTTTTAAACCTATGGGCAAATTACTTATCGCTACAAAAGTAGATGTAAGAAATAGAATAGTTTATGAATTTAACAATAAACCTGCTACTACAGAGTATGCTAAAGTCTTAGGAATAGATGAAAGAAATTTATCTGAACATTTTACTATAAATCCGCTAGGCAGAGTCCTTGGTGATGATATATACATATCTACCCCCTTTCAGATAAACTCTGATAAATCCATCTCGCTTTACTGTCAAATTCTCGAAAACTCTACAATTGAAGTTTTAGAACCCTTAGATCCCATTGAAGTTTCAGAAAAAACTGTAGCTTTTATTAAAGAAACTATGCCATCAGCAAACTTTGCCCTTATGTTTAATTGTATCTTAAGAACTCTGTACTTCAAAGAAACACTTATAACTGATAAGTTAACAAAGGTAATTGCTAAAGGCATTCCAAGATTTGTAGGTTTTACGACCTATGGTGAACAACTAAGAACTAGACATTTTAATCAAACCTTAGTTATGATTGTTTTCGAATAA
- a CDS encoding methyl-accepting chemotaxis protein produces MRLFKNKKTLAETAVTIAEDIPKESDDSLYSINKNLIKGTETLITANNHAISEAAIHNSDFNFKVRDIMNSLKREDSLLEEQSNIVESISTSNVSVVDSAKLVKNLVTVTDETIEEGNVTLKKFKEEIFEISRSISNFNVVFESLSEKMAQINEFIYIIENISTQTNLLSLNASIEAARAGEAGKGFAVVANEVRILAEQTKTASTKINTAVNEINQETENISSEINTRVERIKDLSVISDETVKFFSSIKNANKTTFESLEDIIKLIGDNDKKVKDMTKMLTSMTEQSELNKSHINNAIKSARNISDCIDEMATYNIQLEDLIKDF; encoded by the coding sequence ATGAGACTATTCAAAAATAAAAAAACATTAGCTGAAACAGCAGTAACAATTGCTGAGGATATTCCTAAAGAATCTGATGATTCTTTATACTCTATTAATAAAAATTTAATTAAAGGAACAGAAACCCTAATCACAGCTAATAATCATGCTATTAGCGAAGCAGCAATACATAACTCTGATTTTAACTTTAAAGTAAGAGATATAATGAATTCTTTAAAAAGAGAAGACTCTTTATTAGAAGAACAATCTAATATTGTAGAATCAATTTCCACATCCAACGTCTCAGTAGTAGATTCAGCTAAATTAGTAAAAAATCTTGTTACTGTCACAGATGAAACTATAGAAGAAGGAAATGTTACCTTAAAAAAATTTAAGGAAGAAATATTTGAAATCTCAAGGAGTATTTCTAATTTTAATGTAGTATTCGAAAGTTTGAGTGAAAAAATGGCTCAAATAAATGAATTTATATATATAATTGAAAATATATCCACCCAAACAAACCTTCTTTCTTTAAATGCTAGCATTGAAGCAGCAAGGGCTGGCGAAGCTGGAAAAGGTTTTGCAGTGGTAGCTAATGAAGTAAGAATTCTTGCTGAACAAACTAAAACAGCTTCAACAAAAATTAATACTGCAGTTAATGAAATAAACCAGGAGACTGAAAATATTAGTTCTGAAATAAATACTAGAGTAGAACGAATTAAAGATTTGAGTGTAATTTCTGATGAAACAGTGAAGTTTTTTTCATCAATCAAGAATGCTAATAAAACTACTTTTGAAAGCTTAGAGGATATAATCAAATTAATTGGAGATAATGATAAAAAAGTCAAAGACATGACAAAAATGTTAACTTCCATGACAGAACAATCTGAGTTAAATAAAAGCCATATAAATAACGCTATAAAATCAGCAAGGAATATTTCTGATTGCATTGATGAAATGGCTACTTATAATATTCAATTGGAAGATCTAATTAAAGACTTCTAA